In the Candidatus Woesearchaeota archaeon genome, AGCCAGACGAAGCATATCCTCTTTGGAATCAAGTTGCTTGAGATAAAACTCGGGCATAGCAATAAACTGAATCTCATCTTTACTGCGCTCACAAATAGGAACTGAATGAGTAATGGTTTTTTGGCCGGTGAGATATCCCTCATTGGTGAGTCGCTCGATAATAGCTGTTCGTGCTTTCTTGACGTATAAGCCTTCTAAGAATCCTGCTACACGGGTCATCTTTCCTTTGATGTCAATGCATCCCTTGGGCTCAAGATTCATCTCAATCAAAAATCTAATGGCGTCTTGATCTCCTGCAGAGAGACTCATAAACACAAGACCAGTTCCAAAGTTTGGATCTGCCTGTGGATGAGCTTGGATGGGCACTTCTAAGTTAAATAATGGCACCTGAGCAGTCTTTCCTGCTAAATGCTGATAGCGTTCATCATCAGGATGGAAGATAACCATACCTGCGGTACAGAGAAGTTCTGGTCGTGTTGTTGCAATGATTATTTTCTCTCCAGTTTCTTTAACGGCAAAGGTAACATCATTGAGGAATGTTGTTTTATCCTCACGCTGAACTTCAGAATCTGCTAGGGTTGTCTGACAGCCTGGACAGAAATTGTTCAGTCGTGTATCCTCATAGATCAACCCTTTATGCCAAAGATCAATAAATGTTGCTTGGGTTAATGCTCTGAAGTCATCAGCATCGGTTAAATAAACCTCTCCAAGCTCTGTTCCTTCAGTAAAGCTGTTAAAACTGATGCCTAAACGTAAAAAAGAATCTTTGGATGCAGAGCTTGAGGCTTCAAGGATGGCTTCACACATCTCCAATGCTTTTTCGCGTGAAACTTCAGTAAGTTTGACTTCGAATTTCTTCTCTGCAGCAATTTCAATAGGTAAACCATTACGATCAAGGCCAAGAGGAAAGAGCACATTATAGCCTTTCATTCTTCTGAAACGGGCAAACATATCCATGAGTACATAGGTTGTAGCCTGGCCAATGTGAACCGGGGTGTTAACATAGGGTGGAGGAGTATCTATAGAATAGACTGGTTTGTTTGGTAGTTTTTTGAAAGAATATTTTTTATTCTTTTGCCATTCTTCATAGATAGGCTTCTCAAATTCCTTCTGCCATCGTGTTTCCGTAAGCGTTGCCTCTGCCATGGTGAGCCAAGAATAAGCCATGATATTTAAAGATTTAGGGAAATTCGTTGGATTTATTCTCCGAGATTACTATGATTACGTTAAGGTTTGTAATGATGCATGAGAAATACCTGTTATGGGAGTTGGCCCTACCAATGAAGTGAAGTAGAGCCGATCTTCTCAAAGAAGAGTGAATTTCTGCTACAAAAAGAAACAGTTAAATATAGTTAGGTATACCCGAGTATACTGTGAGAATTATGGGAGCTACCACCATTAAAATCCAAGAAGATACAAAGCTTGAATTAGACCTGTTTAGAGAATACAAAAACGAAAGTTATGATGAAGTAATAAAGAAAATGGTATACATAGCCAAAAATGTCAAAGAGCAGCCTAAACTCAGTAGGGAAACGGTGATTGCTATTGAGCAGGCAAGAAAAAGAATTAAGGCAGGAAATTTTGTAACAGAGTCTGAAGCAAGGAAGAGGCTTGGATTTTGAGGTATGAAATTATTTTTGTCGGACATAGGAAGAACGTCTATCAGGAGGTTTAAATCTCTACTTCTTTATTTTCTCCGAGATAATACCTTCTGAAATTCTTTTCTAACTTCGTTTATCCTTTTCTCATTGAGTTTGATTAAGATTGACTTACATTTTACTAAGAACTCAGGAGCATCCGTTATCATTTTATGATATTGTTCATCAGGAACAGTTCTGTCTATATAATATTGGGAATCAATTCTCGCCTTTAAGGAATCTACTGTAAACTCAAGCTCATCTTCGGTGAAATATTCCCTCAGAAACCTCTTTGCAAATTCAATAGTGCAGGAATGAATCTCGCATTTTATGCCTATCTTCATTAATATTGAGTAAAGAGAGAAATAGAGGGTGTAGTAAGCAGTTGAGATTTTCCAATCTTTTATGACATTTACTCTCATTGATGCTAAGGCTTCTTCAGCTTTCTGAATATATGCTTCTGCAAGGTTTGCATTTGGTTCAATTAAACGTAAGCCTTCTTTCTTTCCTGCGCACCAATTTATTTTATCCATGTTTCAGTACTTTTTGAATAAACAACTCCGCGTTTATAAAAACGATATGGTTTTTTAATACTTCTTTGATGAGTATATCGTGGGCTAAATTCTTTTCAAATGTCTTTAAGGGATAACGCTTTACGCTTATTTCAATTCCTAAATTTCTTGAAACTCTTTTGATTTCTTCTTTTTCATATTTTCCAGCGATAAAAATATCTAAATCTGACTCTTTGTTAAATGTTGCTTTTGCATAACTTCCAAAAATAATGCCTATCCCTTCTATGCATGGACTTATTTTTTCTATAATTTCTTTTATTAAAAGGTTCTTCTCAATAAATGAGATTGATTTATACTGCTCAACAAAGGTAAGGTATTTTTTACTTAATTCGTTAATCTTTAAAGTGTAAGATTTTATTTTTCCCCTGATTTTTGATTCAATAATTCCCTTATCTTCTAAATCTTCAAGAATGAGCTGTGCGGTCCTTGGGCTTATGTCAAGAAGTCTTTCAACTTCTCGTATATAATACTCTTTATCAAATCCATGAGTAAATAGAGAAAGTACTTGGAGATTATTTTCAGTTATGTTTAATTTATTATACATATGTATTCTTTATGATACAACCTATATATAAATCTTTTTGTTTTCTTAACTTACCCTATACGAACATGCCAGGCTCTCTCGGCATATTCGCGTACAACCCGATGGGTGTTGAAATGCCCTGCTAACCGCATAGAATTCCGCATGTGCTCTTGCCATGCGCTTGGACTTTGCTTATACATGTGTGCCATTTCAGTAAGGTTATCATACAGACTCGATGCATCCTGTCGATCTTCTTGATCTTGTAATGCTTTGCTTACTGGTGCATACTGTGGTTCTGTTGAGCCAATAGTCCATCCAGCATCTCTAATCATCTTGACAGCTTCAATCCACCAGCCATCATAGATACTCAAATTTATTGTTGCATTGTGGCTGGCTTTCATTCCAGAAGTAGCTGATGCCTCTAAGGGCCTGCGTGGTGTATTGAGCCAAACATCTGCTCCTGCAACGAGATACCGAGCAATAGACGCGTCATAGTTTGGTACAAAAACAACCATTGCTCACGCTTAGGAACAGGCTTTGCAATCTGCTTTCCTTGGGCATCAATACCTTGGTTCATATACCCACGATGACTTCTCAGCGTGACACCAACAGCAGGAATAGCTAGATTCGGATGCAAAAATATTTCCGAGCTCAGATAAGCAACCAGAGCTTCTGGCATTGATGCCCCCTTTTCTGTAATTGAGATCTTTGTCTGACCGTGTAAAATAACGTAATAATAACGCAACTCAAGCATGCCTTACAGTAACAGGCATCAGCTCTATTGAGGAACTATGCTGTGATTCTCCATCTTCTTTAATATTGTTCTCTCGGCGAATCACTGAATCAACAACAGTCCAATAATAATCTACGAATTTATGGACAACAGGATTTTTGAGATTAAGCTTGTACATTTTTGCTTTTCCCACAACTCTTGTCTCTACAACTATACTTTTCTCCCTAAATTCTTTCCACATTTCTTTTAATGTTGTATAGCCTACTCCAGAATATCGTGCAATATCCTTCATTGAATAATCATATTCTGAATGAACTATTAAAAAGCTCCATATTCTATTTTTAGGTATATCCCCTTCTTCCTGCAAAAATACTGATTTATCCATAGTGAATCAGGTAAAGATGAACAGCTATTTAAAGGTTCCTATTTAGACCCATAAGGGCTTAAATTTAGACCACATATTTATATATCGCTCATATTTTGTGTTTCCGATGTCAAAAGTAAAAAAGAGTGAATATATAAGGATAAGTAGGACAATTGTAAAGAAACTCTTTGACCAAAACTGCTTTGGAAAAGGTTCAGTTTATATTCATGTTCTAAAATCCGGAATATCCAAAGAAGACGTAGATAAAGTTGAGATTGTATTAGAGGCATTGGTAAAGCAGAACATCTGCTGTAAGAAGAAAAAAGAACATGGCTGGAAATATTATCTTAATATGGAGAGATATGACAAAATCAAAGAGATTATAAAAGAGACAGGTAACTATTCTATAATCCCTCTTTTATTAATGCTATAGTCTCCTGACGAAATGCTTCCCATTCTTGAATTGAGTCATTTTTGATAGGTGGAGGATAAGATCTTTTGCATTGAAAATAGAGAAGTTGCTGGCTCGTACAGGAATTATTTTGAAATGTTGTGGAACAAAGCAGTTCCATGATTTCACGCAATGACAATGATATAAAATAGCGTGACTATCCTCTGCATAACTCCTTCAGAACACGATATGCTAGGGGCGTATCTTTATCTTGGATAATGATACCGAGTTCATTGAGGGTTGATACTACTTCAACAATATTCACATCATGCCATGCTAAAGCTCGTGTAATGGTATAGATGTACCCCGGTGTTTCGAGATATTCTTCAGGAAACCGAATACTGATAAGCGAAAGATCGTCAAGGACCTTGAGAATGTGTTCTTTCTTGATGACTTTTAGCAATGCATCTTTCTTTTTTGCCGTTGTTAAGATTGTTGTTTCATGCAATCCCTGCGTAACCGTTAACAGATCGCCCTTTTGAGGATCAACGAGTTGATATAATCTGCTCAGCAGATCTGCCTTGAATCCATTCATCAGGGTAATTTCAACAATATCAGACTTGACCGTAAGATCGAGTTGCTTGTACGTTCCAAAGCTATGCTCTTTTTCCTCAACTTTTTCACTGAATCTGCGTAAGGCCATCATAATTGCTGGTGCCTTTACCTTTTGCTTAAGCTCTGCCTCTACTTCGGGTTGGAGGTGCTCAGCAAGCGCATACCTATTGACAATGCCCCGACGGAGACACTCCTGAAGAAATGGCCGCTGTTCTATAATACGTTCGGTAATATGGGCAATCGTTACCATGGTATCTCTTTTTCTTTTCGTTGTAGGCTTTCAAAGAGCTGAAGTATATAAACCTATTTTTCCTATGAAGTAATCCTTTTATTATTTCGCCACTTATGATTGTGTTCAGTTACTTTACTTTTTGTTTGCTTTATTACCTTTATTATATGACTTCTACTCTTCTTGAACCTATCGGAGAATTTATATAGTTGTTCTATGCTTAGTATACTCATTGGAGGGAGATATGACAAATTACAAAACCATGAGGAATTTTGGCATTGGTATACTGGGAGTTATTCTTTTGCTTGCCCTTAGTGGGTGTACTTCGCAGAGTAAAAATCAGGAAAAGCTTATTACCGCTGAGCTTGAGAAAGCTAATTATTGTACCCAAGATGAGGATTGTACCTTTGTTGGAAATGTTTGTCCCTTTGGCTGTAATCTATACGTGAATACGAATGAATCGACGCGGATTACTTCGTTGCTTGATTCGTACCAGTCAACATGTATGTATAGTTGTGTACCGGTCTCAGATGTGCGTTGTGTCAATAATCGCTGTCAAGTGAGTTACGAACAGCCGTAGGGAGTTCGTGCAGTATCTGCTTTTGTTTCCAGCTTTCCGGTGAGCATAACCTCTTTTGCTTGTTTTCTTCCTTTTGTTGTTAGTGTAAGCATTGTCTCTTTTTCTTCGATCCACTGCTTCTCCCGTGCATAACCAACAATAGTTCGTGTGAAGGAAGAATTCCATTGCATATGACGCTGTGCGTTTGCTAGGGTATTTTCTTTTTGCTCAACTGCTGTTCCTTCATGATCAAGGAGAGCCATGCCAAAGCAAAGAAAACCCCAGTCATCATAGCCATTGATCCGGCGATGGATGCATCAACCCAGTGTGCAAGTCCATAGCCACTGACTCCAGCAAGTAATCCAATAATAATACTCAAACTCATCATTTTCCAAAGATGGTTAGTTAATAAATATGCGGTTGCTGGTGGAGCAATCATCAGCGCTACCACAAGAATAGAACCAACAGCATCGAATGCTCCCACCGCGGTGATACTGACGAGACTCATCAGCCCATAGTGGAGAAGCACCGGAGAGAATCCCAGACTTGCTGCCAAATAAGGATCAAAGGTTGTTATTTTGAGTTCCTTATAAAACAAGAGAATGAAGAGAAGATCAATACCTAAAATAATGCCATTGATCCAAAGGCTTCTCGGAAGATTAAAACCAAAAAGTGTTAGCCGTTCAAAAGGAGCAAAGGCAAGCTCACCGAGGAGTACTGCATCCTGATCAAGATGGACATTTGATGCAAAGAGATTGATGAGGATAACTGCTAGAGCAAATAATATGGGAAATACTAAACCTATCGAAGCATCTTCTTTGAGCTTTTTTGTTGCAATGAGGAGTTCTGTTGCGGTAACCGTTATAACACCAACTAGTGCAGCACCAATGATGAGCAATGGTGATGCTAAGTCTTTTGTTATGAGGAAGGCAAGAACAATGCCCAACAGGATTGCATGACTGATGGCATCGCTTAACAGACTCACTCTTCTCAAAACAAGGAAGACACCAACTAGAGCAGAGGATGTTGCAATGATACTAGCAATAAGGATGATCTCAATCATTGGATTCATGATGGTGTTCCTCTCTGCAGAGACTCTGCTTCCTTTAATCCTTGAGCAGTCAATGCCCATTTTTCAGCCTCTACCATAGTCACTAATCCTTTTTCTTGGAGTATCTTTAATGATTGTTCAAGGTTTGTTGGATTGATAGCTCGTAGGGAACTGATATGATGTGCGTGATAAGGATTTTCATGGCTTTGGGATAATTTATACAAATGGTATAAAGTCCGTGAGACTCGAATTTTTGTTTTATTTCTAAGATAACGCAACCAATCAAAAAAAAGTCCTCGTTGAGGAGAGAAGAATAGTGATACCAAAACAATAATACTTATTGTTACGACAACGGTTGGTCCTGTAGGAAGATGGGCAATACTACTACTAATCATTGCTCCGCTTGCACCTGCTAATGATCCAAAAATACCTGCAAGCATGACCATAATGTGTAACTGATTCGTCCATTGTCGTGCGGCAACTGCAGGAGCAATAATCATAGCACTCATCAGTACGACTCCTACGGTTTGCAGCCCAATAACAATGGCAATAACAATAAGGGTAAGAAGAATAACATCGAGAAAGGCTACCGGAAGGCCAATGCTCTGTGCAAATGCCCGATCAAAGGTAATGAGCTTCCACTCTTTCCAGAAGAGAACTAAGAAAAGCAGGGCAATAATACCGAGCACACTCATGATGAGGATATCTTCTCGAAGAAGTGTTGCAGCATTGCCGAATAAAAAGGTGTTAAGTCCGGATTTCTCTGCAGTAGGAAAGCGTTGAATAATAGTAAGAAGAAATATGCCTGTACCAAAAAAAACAGATAAAAGTATCCCAAGGGCAGCATCTTCTTTAATGCGTGTGGTCTTTCGAATCTGCGTAACGAGGAGTGTTGCAATCCAGCCTGCAATAAATGCCCCGCTCAAAAGCACAAGAGGATGTTTGGTGAGCGTAAGGATAAATGCAATGGCTACCCCCGGTAATGCGGCATGGGAGATCGCATCGCCTAAAAGGCTCTGTCGTCGGAGCACGGCAAAACAGCCCAGACTCCCTGCAATAAAGCCAAAAATAGCAGTACCAAGAATAACAATCAGGAAGGTGTAATCAAGAACGAGATTCATGGTCATCATGGTGTTTGTACACCAAGGAATGCTTCTCGTCCACCATAGGTGAGATGAAGATTTTTTTGGGAAACAACCTCTTTGACAGGTCCGAGAGCAATTTTGCGGACGTTAAGGAGTAATACCCAATCAAAGTATTCCTTTAGGGTTTGAAG is a window encoding:
- a CDS encoding metal ABC transporter permease yields the protein MNPMIEIILIASIIATSSALVGVFLVLRRVSLLSDAISHAILLGIVLAFLITKDLASPLLIIGAALVGVITVTATELLIATKKLKEDASIGLVFPILFALAVILINLFASNVHLDQDAVLLGELAFAPFERLTLFGFNLPRSLWINGIILGIDLLFILLFYKELKITTFDPYLAASLGFSPVLLHYGLMSLVSITAVGAFDAVGSILVVALMIAPPATAYLLTNHLWKMMSLSIIIGLLAGVSGYGLAHWVDASIAGSMAMMTGVFFALAWLSLIMKEQQLSKKKIP
- a CDS encoding nucleotidyltransferase domain-containing protein, with the translated sequence MYNKLNITENNLQVLSLFTHGFDKEYYIREVERLLDISPRTAQLILEDLEDKGIIESKIRGKIKSYTLKINELSKKYLTFVEQYKSISFIEKNLLIKEIIEKISPCIEGIGIIFGSYAKATFNKESDLDIFIAGKYEKEEIKRVSRNLGIEISVKRYPLKTFEKNLAHDILIKEVLKNHIVFINAELFIQKVLKHG
- a CDS encoding glycogen/starch/alpha-glucan phosphorylase, whose translation is MVVFVPNYDASIARYLVAGADVWLNTPRRPLEASATSGMKASHNATINLSIYDGWWIEAVKMIRDAGWTIGSTEPQYAPVSKALQDQEDRQDASSLYDNLTEMAHMYKQSPSAWQEHMRNSMRLAGHFNTHRVVREYAERAWHVRIG
- a CDS encoding metal ABC transporter permease; the protein is MTMNLVLDYTFLIVILGTAIFGFIAGSLGCFAVLRRQSLLGDAISHAALPGVAIAFILTLTKHPLVLLSGAFIAGWIATLLVTQIRKTTRIKEDAALGILLSVFFGTGIFLLTIIQRFPTAEKSGLNTFLFGNAATLLREDILIMSVLGIIALLFLVLFWKEWKLITFDRAFAQSIGLPVAFLDVILLTLIVIAIVIGLQTVGVVLMSAMIIAPAVAARQWTNQLHIMVMLAGIFGSLAGASGAMISSSIAHLPTGPTVVVTISIIVLVSLFFSPQRGLFFDWLRYLRNKTKIRVSRTLYHLYKLSQSHENPYHAHHISSLRAINPTNLEQSLKILQEKGLVTMVEAEKWALTAQGLKEAESLQRGTPS